The following coding sequences are from one Stigmatopora nigra isolate UIUO_SnigA chromosome 10, RoL_Snig_1.1, whole genome shotgun sequence window:
- the LOC144203128 gene encoding globoside alpha-1,3-N-acetylgalactosaminyltransferase 1-like, with amino-acid sequence MALFPFCKTATGAIRVSKIQLLLSCLLLSLILYVLHGRKSGGSVRSPHPYFRAMEEAIKRERADMKAAALKTPAETPWGAPLVWGDNRNSVKRRTEFAQQDVRIGLLSLVVGTYAHHVRRFISSAEIYFLPSQMVTYYILIDNPRTLDPPVKLGPGRELKVLPVTEFPGWDSLVYRRMPLFADAIKNKIGREVEYIFCADIDQEFVAPVEEEILGDLVATLHPELYGKPREALPYEKEEDSSAYVKKDEGDFYYTSELYGGLVRDVYKMALGCSLLILKDQSNGIMASAREESYLNRYLITHRPTCVLSPEYNWWDSGLAVGVPEKRLVSLGRQCEAFDAEKREKHRC; translated from the exons ATGGCGCTGTTCCCATTCTGCAAGACAGCCACAG GAGCCATAAGAGTGTCCAAGATACAGCTGCTCCTGTCCTGTCTTCTACTGTCCCTTATCTTAT ATGTCCTCCATGGGCGTAAAAGTGGCGGGAGTGTGAGGTCCCCCCATCCTTACTTTCGTGCCATGGAAGAGGCCATTAAAAGAGAAAGAGCAGACATGAAGGCAGCAGCATTGAAAACCCCTGCGGAGACTCCTTGGGGTGCCCCTTTAGTTTGGGGCGACAACCGCAACTCCGTCAAGAGAAGGACCGAATTCGCACAGCAAGATGTTCGGATAGGCCTGCTGTCCCTGGTGGTTGGTACATATGCCCATCATGTGAGACGTTTTATTTCCTCTGCAGAAATCTACTTCCTCCCCAGTCAGATGGTCACATACTACATACTCATTGATAATCCTCGCACGTTAGATCCCCCCGTCAAGTTGGGGCCTGGACGAGAGCTGAAGGTACTTCCTGTCACGGAGTTCCCAGGTTGGGACAGCCTGGTCTATCGTCGGATGCCCCTTTTTGCTGATGCCATCAAAAACAAAATAGGCAGGGAGGTTGAGTACATTTTCTGTGCAGATATTGATCAGGAGTTTGTGGCTCCTGTAGAAGAAGAAATACTTGGTGACCTGGTTGCCACCTTACACCCCGAACTCTATGGCAAGCCACGGGAGGCACTTCCTTATGAAAAGGAAGAAGACTCGTCAGCTTACGTCAAGAAGGATGAAGGAGACTTCTACTACACTTCGGAGCTCTATGGCGGGCTGGTCCGCGATGTGTACAAAATGGCTCTGGGTTGTTCTCTGCTTATTCTGAAGGACCAATCAAACGGTATAATGGCCAGCGCCCGTGAAGAAAGCTACTTGAACCGATACTTGATCACACACCGGCCAACCTGCGTGCTTTCTCCAGAATACAACTGGTGGGATTCAGGTCTGGCAGTGGGAGTGCCTGAGAAGAGGCTGGTCTCACTGGGAAGGCAATGTGAGGCATTTGATGCTGAGAAGAGAGAGAAGCACCGATGTTGA
- the ell2 gene encoding RNA polymerase II elongation factor ELL2 encodes MLLPQRDDGGRLLNMAALSEDESYGLNCGQHGADKVTVLHVKLTETALRAIETYQKCTNVSSLQPSIQFKGLQGCIKIPRSGSSSDASHNFDFYLSNVGKDNPQGSFDCIRQNVSSSGVSHLSSLATVNNKVTICATNDSYQVTRDRMTQAVEDTRERGTKVIKPGGQYRGKKVHIRKPALSTPEVVPERKRSTPINPANTIRKCLSNNPVSQRPFRDRIVHLLALRSYKKLEMLARLQRDGINQKDRNSLGTTLQQVANLNPKDNTYSLRDFAFRDVQKDWPGYSDDEKTQVERILARKIGLPTEALSSNSSPKDNLPSSPQKRQPDFDFIDPLAPKKARISHLSNRGPATSLSSSERREDDGGPAAKCSSLPSNAILGPPSHLPIPSHPPTPSHQQPSPVSSSNSPCTPEGCGTQDLPMDQSSACRDLSPNSLSSDRMSQRHYQPPPVLAARPAASPSPPPPCASLTVTSTVISSPPLSATDNKKSKKKAKKHKDKDHQRDKGKRKEGGSNRSPTVAEVVKECPKPKRQQNVEDESDVSIKNRDHQEKEKNPSQSTVFSSTIEAPDYETKYKALVSMDQRQRYKNDFNAEYDEYRLLHGRVENITRRFTQLDSKCRKLAPGTKEYQKVQEQVVKEYKKMKEHSPNYHRDKQRCEYLHNKLAHIKRLIADFDQRRAQTW; translated from the exons ATGCTGCTGCCTCAGAGGGACGATGGTGGAAGGCTGCTAAACATGGCGGCGCTCTCTGAGGATGAGAGCTACGGATTAAATTGTGGCCAACACGGCGCAGACAAAGTTACCGTTCTGCACGTCAAATTGACCGAGACAGCACTGAGAGCAATTGAAACGTACCAAAAATGCACG AATGTATCTTCATTGCAGCCATCAATACAATTCAAGGGGCTTCAAGGG tgcATTAAAATACCGAGGTCAGGGTCTTCCTCTGATGCATCCCACAATTTTGATTTCTATTTGTCTAATGTTGGCAAAGACAACCCTCAGGGAAGCTTTGATTGCATCCGTCAAAATGTTTCCAG CTCAGGGGTCTCTCACCTGTCATCATTGGCAACAGTTAACAATAAGGTCACCATATGTGCTACAAATGACTCCTACCAGGTGACCAGAGATCGCATGACCCAGGCTGTAGAAGACACACGTGAACGCGGGACCAAAGTTATCAAACCTGGGGGCCAATACAGAG GAAAGAAAGTACATATTCGTAAACCAGCGTTATCAACACCTGAGGTTGTTCCAGAGCGCAAGCGATCAACGCCCATCAACCCTGCAAATACTATCCGGAAGTGCCTTTCCAACAACCCTGTATCCCAGCGGCCATTTCGGGACCGTATCGTTCACCTGTTGGCACTAAGGTCCTACAAAAAGCTGGAAATGCTTGCCCGTTTGCAGAGGGATGGAATCAACCAAAAGGATCGTAACTCCTTGGGGACCACTCTGCAACAG GTGGCAAACCTGAACCCTAAAGACAACACATATTCATTAAGGGACTTTGCTTTTCGAGACGTCCAGAAAGACTGGCCTGGCTACTCTGACGATGAGAAGACACAGGTGGAGCGTATTCTGGCTCG CAAAATAGGTCTTCCTACTGAGGCACTTTCTTCAAACAGCTCTCCCAAAGACAATTTACCGTCATCCCCTCAG AAGCGCCAGCCAGATTTCGACTTTATAGACCCTTTAGCACCAAAGAAAGCCCGCATCTCCCATCTCAGCAACCGTGGGCCAGCCACATCCTTATCATCCTCAGAACGCCGAGAAGATGACGGAGGCCCAGCTGCTAAATGCTCTTCTCTGCCTTCCAATGCCATCTTGGGCCCACCCAGCCATCTTCCCATTCCCTCTCACCCACCAACACCCTCTCACCAGCAGCCAAGCCCAGTCTCCAGTTCCAACTCACCCTGCACCCCGGAGGGCTGCGGCACCCAAGACCTGCCAATGGACCAGAGTTCCGCCTGCAGGGACCTGTCTCCAAATTCCTTGTCATCTGACAGAATGTCACAACGGCATTACCAGCCTCCTCCGGTTTTGGCAGCCAGGCCCGCTGCTTCGCCAAGCCCCCCTCCGCCCTGTGCCTCGCTCACTGTTACCTCCACTGTGATCAGCAGCCCTCCTTTGTCTGCCACTGACAACAAGAAATCCAAGAAGAAAGCcaaaaagcacaaagacaagGATCATCAGCGAGACAAAGGGAAAAGGAAAGAAGGGGGCAGCAACAGATCTCCTACTGTAGCTGAGGTGGTCAAGGAGTGTCCGAAACCTAAGAGGCAGCAGAATGTCGAGGACGAAAGTGACGTTTCCATCAAGAACCGAG ACCACCAAGAAAAGGAGAAGAATCCCAGCcaatctactgtattctcatccaCTATCGAGGCTCCCGACTATGAAAC GAAGTACAAGGCACTGGTATCCATGGACCAGAGACAGCGTTACAAGAATGACTTTAATGCCGAGTACGACGAGTACCGTCTGCTGCACGGTCGCGTGGAAAACATCACTCGTCGCTTCACACAGCTGGATTCCAAGTGTCGCAAACTGGCACCAGGCACCAAAGAGTATCAG AAGGTGCAAGAACAAGTGGTGAAAGAGTACAAAAAGATGAAAGAA CACAGCCCCAACTATCACAGGGACAAACAACGCTGTGAGTACCTGCACAACAAGCTGGCACACATCAAGCGGCTGATAGCTGATTTTGACCAGCGCCGAGCCCAAACCTGGTGA
- the glrx gene encoding glutaredoxin-1 gives MAQEFVQAKLKGDKVVLFIKPTCPYCITAKDVLSKYKFRPGHLECIDISTRQDMGSMQDYFLQLTGARTVPRVFIGEECIGGGSDVADLHKSGKLEGMLQSIGALQ, from the exons ATGGCGCAGGAATTCGTCCAGGCTAAACTCAAGGGAGACAAAGTAGTCTTGTTTATTAAGCCTACATGTCCGTACTGTATTACGGCCAAggacgttttgtccaagtacaAGTTCAGGCCGGGACATCTGGAGTGCATTGACATCAGCACGCGACAAGACATGGGCAGCATGCAAGACTACTTTTTGCAACTCACCGGCGCCCGCACC GTCCCACGCGTGTTCATTGGAGAGGAGTGTATCGGCGGTGGCAGCGATGTGGCAGATCTGCATAAGAGTGGGAAGCTGGAAGGAATGCTGCAATCCATTGGGGCTCTGCAATGA